The following is a genomic window from Prevotella nigrescens.
GTCGTCGTTCTTCTTCCGGTTGTGGAACTGGTGGGCAGCATTCACAAGACAATGGAAGAAGTTGTCGCGTGACTGTCGGGCTTCAACCTCCTTGTCGAAGAGTCGCTTCAAGGTCGAAGTCTTTATTTCCGACGTCGAGCCTGAGAAAACAATGCTTTCTCCCTTCCGTATCTTCATTTCAAAATAACCGGGAACATACAGGTCTTCATCGGAATGATAGCCGCGGGATTCTTCTTTCGGATACTCCAAACCTCTGTACCAATAGGGTTCGTAATGAAACTCGTTGTCTTTTGAAAACTGCATATACAGTTGCGGATAGCCTTCATAAAGACAAGTGGCTATTCCATTCTCAACATTATGGTATTCGCGGTTTATGGCACTATTCTCATGGGTAAACTCGCGCACGCTCCTGAAAGCAAGGAAAGGGCGGAACTGCAACAGAGTCGTGCCTTGTCCCTCTAATAAAGTGTAGCGTACGAGTATGCGTTCTTCGTAGTGCTGGAACACAACTTCCTTTTTCAGCAATGCACTGCCCACTCTGTATATAGTGGTAGGTACCTTGTCGCAATTAAACTCACGAATGTACTTGTGCCCGTTCGGACTGTAATTTCCTCCGTGATACTTATGCAATCCAAGGTTGAAGGCTGCCCCATGCTGTATCACCGTTGGGTCGAGCGAACTCAACAGTACATGGTTCTCGCTGTCGAGCCCGGGCACTGGCACTACTAATAGTCCGTGATACTTCCGTGTGTTGCAGTCTACAATGGTCGAGCAAGAATATGCTCCCGACCGATTGGTTCGCAATAACTCTCTCGGTAGCGAATCCTGTAAGTTCGTCATCGAAGCTTTTTCAAATTTAAGGTATCCCATATATCTCTCGGTTTTATGCCTATATTTAGTTGTTATAAACTTTCGTTTTATTGTGTGTAGTATGCACTATGTGTTTGTAATGTTGTTCAAAGTTACAAATATTATTTGTAAACAAGCATTTTAATATATTTTTTAATATATTTTATTGCTTGGTTTATATTGTAAAGGCACACAATAACAATTATTGTATGTTGAGGTATTACTCCTATCGGAATCGTAAGACGATTTACCCTATTCATAAGCAGTCTTTGCAGCCTGAACAAGTTGTATCTGACCATCAAAAAACAGAGAGATTTCTTGCACACTGAAATCAATGAGAAATTGAACAAAGACAATGTACAAAATCGTCTTTTGTAATGAGCTATAAATCAATATGATAAGAGAAACAGAATGTCTTGAACATTATTTGCTCGTGGCACTACTAAGTGCTGTTTTTATCTTAACTGTGTTTAGCTTTTTACAAGTCATATACATAGTATTATCATTGCAATGGAACAGTACTAAAGTGTTCTGCACATTGAAACAGAAATAATTGAGAGACCCCGCTGTCCGTACAAGAACAGCAGGGTCTCTTAATTTATGTCTGTCTGGTCAGATCTACTTCAGAATGACAGCTCCGTTTTCTTAAGCCGCAAACAATATTACTCGGACAATGGAACTGCGAAGTAAGCTTTCTTTCCAGTAGGATAAATACCCTGAATGTAGAGTACCGGGTCGCTGCTGGTAGAGGCAGATTTCACAATCTTCTGCAATGCATCGATGGAATTGACCGTCTGGTCGTTAACCTTCTGAATGATGAAGCCACGGTTGATGCCTGCATTGCGCAATGCGCCACCATTCACTTTCAATACTTCAAGACCGTACTTTATGTTCAATTGCTTCTGCATTGCCTCGGTTACAGGACGGAACTGTCCGCCAAGCACATCAATATCGGCTTGCTCTATAGGCTTTGTAGTGCCCTGCGCATTCTTCAGAGTAACAGTCTTTGTCATCTCTTTCTTATTGCGCAAGAATGTTATTGAGGCCTTGTCTCCGGGACGTTTGCTGTTGAGAAGCTGCTGGAGCTCTGCCATTTTCGTAACTTTCTTGCCATCGAACTTTGTAATGACGTCTTTGCTGTGTAGTCCAATCTCTGCACCGTTACCATCTTCGTTTACCTTGTCTACATAAACACCTTCGTTTGTGCCAAGGTCTACGTTCTTTCCCTCTTCTTTCTGTGCATTAATATAGTTGATAACGTCGCCACCTTGAATGCCTAACATTACACGCTGCACGCTACCATACTTCTTAATGTCTTCTACCACTTTATTCATAATGGCTGTTGGAATAGCGAAGCCATAGCCACTGTAGGCACCTGTCTGCGAATAAAGCATAGCATTAATACCCACCAATTCGCCTTGTACATTTACCAATGCACCACCAGAGTTGCCTTGGTTAATGGCAGCATCTGTCTGAATAAAGCTTTCTACACCCTGTGTTGCACCCAGTCCACGAGCCTTCGCACTAACAATACCTGCTGTAACAGTGCTGTTCAGATTGTATGGGTTGCCCACTGCAATTACCCATTCGCCTACCTTCAGATTGTCGGAATTACCAATTGGCAAAGTAGGAAGGTTCTTTGCATTTACCTTAATCAGAGCAAGGTCTGTGCTCTTGTCCGTTCCTACTACACGAGCAGAGAACTCACGGTTGTCGTTCAAAGTAACCGTTAGCTCGTCGGCACCCTCTACAACGTGGTTGTTTGTTACGATGTAACCATCAGGAGATATAATAACACCGCTACCCGTTATGCTTCGCTTCGGTGTTTGTATTTGCTGCTGACGTGAACCGCCACCAGGATTACCGAATCCAAAGAAGTCGAAGAATCCGCCAAACGGGTCGTCGGGTACTTCTACGGTCTGCGTTTTTGAATTCTGCGCATTCTTGATATGGACAACGGCAGGCAATGCCTTTTCGGCAGCATAAGTAAGGTCAACCGGTTGTCCTGGTACACTCGACGAAGTTTCTGCAGCATACACTTTGATGAAAGCTCCTGTAGAGAACGTCAGTGCAAGCATGCAAGCTGCACCAACAAAAAACTTTTCAATCTTTTTCATACTCTCTTTATCTTATTAATTAACATTATTGTCATCACAATCCAACCGAACCCTACGCACTTATTGGACATAAAGCACGCATTAATTCATTCTGTTGGTTGGCTCAACCAATTCTTTTAGTCATTTTAGCCGTGAAAGCGTATGCAAATATAAGCCCAAATTATGGAAATGTGCTAATCTGTCAGTTTTCTTTATCCGTATTTAACAATTACAAAAGCCAACTTAACCAATGTTCATTAGATTCGTAGTAATTTTTACATTCATTCAATGTAACGTCTATCATAGAAAAAAAGAGCTAAACCTCGACAGGCTTAGCTCCTAAGACTTAAATATCCAGGTCTGGTGCTTTCTCTGTACCTTCAGCAGCAGCAAACTTTGTCATCTTATCGAAACCAAACACACCAGCCAACAAAGAATTAGGAAAGTGTCTGACTGTCTGATTGTATGCTTGCACAGACTCATTGTATTTCTTGCGCGCTTCGTTTATACGGTTTTCTGTTCCTTCTTCCTGAACTTGTAAAGCTTTAAAGTTCTCTCTTGCTTTCAGTTCGGGATACGCTTCTGCCACAGCTATCAGACGAGAGAAAGCCTGCGCCACTTGATTCTGTGCTGCTTCAAACTGTTTCATCTTCTCGGGTGTCAAATTGTCAGCATCAAGATGAACTTGCGTTGCAGCATTGCGTGCCTTTGTTACAGCATCGAAGGTCTCTCTCTCATGCTTCGCATATGCTTTCACTATCTTTACCAATTGTGGCATCATGTCGGCTCTACGCTGATATTGTGCCTCAACATTACTAAGAGCAGTTGTTGCAGCCTCTTGCTTGTCCACCATTCCATTATAACCAGAAAAGGCCCATAAGCCTATAATAACTACAATCGCTATTACAATTAAAAGTGCTTTATTCTTCATATCTTTTCATTTTAAATATTATTTCTTCCACCTTATTTATTATATATACTACCAGCCGCCACCAGCACCACCGCCGCCAAAGCTGCCGCCACCGAAACTGCCGCCAAAGTGTCGGTCGTTCATGTGTCCAGGATTACCCCAGAAAATGAAAGGGCCATCACCACGGTTTCTACCTCC
Proteins encoded in this region:
- a CDS encoding LemA family protein, which codes for MKNKALLIVIAIVVIIGLWAFSGYNGMVDKQEAATTALSNVEAQYQRRADMMPQLVKIVKAYAKHERETFDAVTKARNAATQVHLDADNLTPEKMKQFEAAQNQVAQAFSRLIAVAEAYPELKARENFKALQVQEEGTENRINEARKKYNESVQAYNQTVRHFPNSLLAGVFGFDKMTKFAAAEGTEKAPDLDI
- a CDS encoding trypsin-like peptidase domain-containing protein; the protein is MKKIEKFFVGAACMLALTFSTGAFIKVYAAETSSSVPGQPVDLTYAAEKALPAVVHIKNAQNSKTQTVEVPDDPFGGFFDFFGFGNPGGGSRQQQIQTPKRSITGSGVIISPDGYIVTNNHVVEGADELTVTLNDNREFSARVVGTDKSTDLALIKVNAKNLPTLPIGNSDNLKVGEWVIAVGNPYNLNSTVTAGIVSAKARGLGATQGVESFIQTDAAINQGNSGGALVNVQGELVGINAMLYSQTGAYSGYGFAIPTAIMNKVVEDIKKYGSVQRVMLGIQGGDVINYINAQKEEGKNVDLGTNEGVYVDKVNEDGNGAEIGLHSKDVITKFDGKKVTKMAELQQLLNSKRPGDKASITFLRNKKEMTKTVTLKNAQGTTKPIEQADIDVLGGQFRPVTEAMQKQLNIKYGLEVLKVNGGALRNAGINRGFIIQKVNDQTVNSIDALQKIVKSASTSSDPVLYIQGIYPTGKKAYFAVPLSE